In Onychostoma macrolepis isolate SWU-2019 chromosome 04, ASM1243209v1, whole genome shotgun sequence, one DNA window encodes the following:
- the LOC131538591 gene encoding uncharacterized protein LOC131538591 isoform X1 yields MFSAFRKKIKDMKRFCQIYRQNLNGKIQSLIPLVQACEEDTCALTSLLQAHDESPFNPQDLTEWMREKEKESNTVGEFLQQLLDSGAEVQISLDTVLSDINVENVICYTFSSLDRRDELISEQENYLKAQTTGKNPGSTPRVLMWLSGNIREKMRENVIIFKELMKSHDTQSTKFIVSSKDHNNHPGSCILLYESGCDEAVCFTPPSKPACPITEEVKGQKVVLKVVPPSCPATVELRLLYKVKQDTVWTSEPVLKDQHTVTLTDLEEETEYEIKCTAVGKLNYTVDSDVISVTTEKSTRNRAVIAGVAHSGDVRIVLLGKTGVGKSAAGNTILRREAFKSILTSRSVKETSEFNRRWITVIDTPGLYDSGVDNADIKKEIVMCISMAAPGPHVFLLVIQLGRFTQEEKDIVKMIHETFGDKSRMYTMVLFTRGDKLKGRRIQDFIEEDESLKSLIQQCGQRYHVFNNNETEDLTQVSELLEKVDYMVTENGGSFYTSGMFQLVDKNIKERQKMIIKEKEVVIKRREEELRAKYVTEINHMKKETERERQEMQTELRKSEEEFKKREEEIKKETDKKLREEMKLKLEENQRAYEEENKRKEKSLGEQEEQDFIKSMEEKHEKEKLNLQERIQRETREQAEHEYNEKLDRRVAKALKEAEEKHETEKAKALNEAEERHQKKWMKLYKMQKKSTRKKRIKLSNFLQKNTRKKRVKP; encoded by the exons ATGTTTAGTGCATTTCGGAAGAAAATTAAAGACATGAAGCGATTCTGCCAAATCTACAgacaaaatttaaatggaaaaattcAGTCGCTGATCCCGTTAGTTCAAGCCTGTGAAGAAGACACTTGTGCTTTGACCAGTCTTCTACAAGCTCATGACGAGTCTCCATTTAACCCACAGGATCTAACGGAGTggatgagagagaaagagaaagaatcaaACACAGTTGGGGAGTTTCTTCAACAATTACTGGACTCTGGAGCTGAAGTGCAAATTAGCTTAGATACAGTTTTGTCAGATATTAATGTGGAGAATGTGATTTGCTACACATTTAGTTCCCTTGATCGGCGAGACGAGCTGATTTCTGAACAAGAAAATTACTTAAAGGCTCAAACAACAGGGAAGAATCCAGGATCGACTCCTCGAGTATTGATGTGGCTCTCTGGAAACATCAGGgagaaaatgagagaaaatgTAATCATATTTAAAGAGCTGATGAAGTCACATGACACTCAGTCCACTAAATTTATTGTTTCCTCAAAAGACCACAACAATCATCCAGGTTCCTGCATTCTCCTGTATGAAAGTGGATGTGATGAAGCTGTTTGCTTTACTCCTCCATCCAAACCAGCCTGTCCAATCACTGAGGAAGTCAAAGGTCAGAAGGTGGTTCTGAAGGTGGTTCCTCCATCATGTCCTGCTACAGTGGAGCTCAGATTACTGTATAAAGTGAAGCAGGACACAGTCTGGACATCTGAACCTGTGCTGAAGGATCAACACACAGTTACTCTGACTGATCTGGAAGAAGAAACAGAGTATGAGATCAAGTGCACCGCGGTGGGGAAACTCAACTACACCGTAGACAGTGATGTGATCAGTGTCACCACAGAG aAAAGTACAAGGAACAGAGCAGTTATAG CAGGTGTTGCACACAGTGGTGATGTGAGGATTGTGCTGCTGGGAAAGACTGGCGTTGGGAAAAGTGCAGCAGGAAACACCATACTGAGACGAGAAGCTTTCAAATCAATACTGACTTCACGCTCTGTGAAAGAAACATCTGAGTTCAACAGAAGATGGATAACTGTGATCGACACTCCAGGGCTGTATGATTCTGGAGTTGATAATGCTGACATCAAGAAGGAGATTGTGATGTGCATCTCAATGGCTGCTCCTGGACCACATGTGTTTCTGCTGGTGATTCAACTGGGACGATTCACTCAAGAGGAGAAAGACATAGTGAAGATGATCCACGAGACATTTGGAGACAAATCCAGAATGTACACCATGGTACTGTTCACCAGAGGAGATAAACTCAAAGGAAGAAGAATTCAAGATTTCATTGAAGAGGATGAAAGTTTAAAGAGCCTCATCCAGCAGTGTGGTCAAAGATACCATGTGTTCAATAACAATGAGACTGAAGATCTGACGCAGGTTTCTGAGCTGCTGGAGAAGGTTGACTATATGGTGACAGAAAATGGAGGGAGTTTCTACACCAGTGGGATGTTCCAGCTGGTGGACAAGAATATCAAAGAGAGACAAAAGATGATAATAAAGGAGAAAGAAGTAGTGATcaagagaagagaagaagagCTGAGAGCCAAATATGTAACAGAAATAAACCACATgaagaaagaaacagagagagaaagacaagaGATGCAGACTGAACTGAGGAAAAGCGAAGAGGAGTTTAAAAAGAGGGAAGAGGAGATCAAGAAAGAAACCGATAAGAAACTACGAGAAGAGATGAAGCTAAAACTGGAGGAGAATCAGAGAGCATATGAAGAggagaataaaagaaaagaaaaatcccTAGGAGAACAAGAAGAACAGGACTTTATAAAAAGCATGGAAGAAAAACATGAGAAGGAAAAACTTAACCTACAGGAAAGAATTCAGAGAGAAACAAGAGAACAAGCAGAGCATGAGTATAATGAAAAACTTGATAGACGAGTGGCTAAAGCTTTAAAAGAAGCTGAAGAAAAACATGAAACAGAAAAGGCTAAAGCTCTAAACGAAGCTGAAGAAAGACACCAGAAAAAATGGATGAAATTGTACAAGATGCAGAAAAAAAGCACAAGGAAGAAAAGGATAAAGTTGTCAAATTTCTTacagaaaaacacaagaaaGAAGAGAGTGAAGCCTTAA
- the LOC131538592 gene encoding neoverrucotoxin subunit alpha-like, with translation MDSVGLNLIKTAALGRSFELGMLYDCRKDALIPGIRLWNNEDLEKNFSSRNQINTSFDITASDSIKDKSNLLNVGGELKLSLLSGLISVSGAAKYLNDTKTSFKQERLTLLYHSSSRFEELIINQLPSIQNIPDDENDIATHVVIGILYGADACFIFDRKISVDEDKTTVDGELKVALEKLKGAISVDGNVNLNMNDNQKKAFNKFTCKFYGDFQLQSNPTSFEDAMKVFADLPKLLGENKDLAVPLRVWLYPLDKLHSRASKLHKDISMDLIMRIELVVESLNTAEMKCSDFLEDSPAQTFAAFHDKILQMKNNCETYKLRLIKELGSLLPNIRGDMMKVTALNELLQENDKSPFRGSDLAEWLKERERESEIIKSVLGRLKAYGAQIQDNIDAIWMGLEVGNLVCYTFTSLDCLDVLLSQQAYYLSPSTIEESDQKIPDSKQKSWLTSEIKKSMKRNLKVFKNLIDLKDCKTAKFIVSSKEMKNHPGSSILVYGSECDEAVCFTPPSKPACPITEEVKGQKVVLTVVPPSWTSG, from the exons ATGGATTCGGTGGGATTGAATCTGATAAAAACAGCAGCTCTTGGGAGATCCTTTGAGTTGGGCATGCTGTATGACTGCAGAAAAGATGCTTTAATACCAG GGATTAGACTTTGGAATAATGAAGACCTGGAGAAGAATTTTTCCTCTCGTAACCAAATTAACACAAGTTTTGATATCACAGCTTCAGACTCCATTAAGGACAAATCTAATTTACTAAATGTTGGTGGTGAATTGAAACTGAGTCTTTTAAGTGGACTTATCAGTGTTAGTGGAGCAGCAAAGTATCTCAATGACACCAAGACATCGTTCAAACAGGAGAGACTGACTCTACTCTATCATTCAAGCAGCAGGTTTGAGGAATTGATCATTAACCAACTGCCCAGCATACAAAATATTCCTGATGATGAAAATGATATAGCCACACATGTAGTGATAGGAATACTGTATGGAGCAGATGCCTGTTTcatttttgacagaaaaattTCAGTAGATGAGGACAAAACCACAGTAGACGGAGAATTAAAAGTGGCCCTTGAGAAACTAAAGGGTGCCATTTCAGTAGATGGAAATGTCAATCTGAACATGAATGACAATCAGAAAAAAGCATTCAACAAGTTCACATGTAAATTCTATGGTGACTTCCAGCTACAATCTAACCCGACCTCTTTTGAAGATGCGATGAAGGTTTTCGCTGATCTTCCAAAGCTGCTGGGAGAAAATAAAGATCTGGCGGTTCCTCTGAGAGTCTGGCTTTATCCTCTGGACAAACTTCACTCAAGAGCTTCAAAACTTCATAAAGACATCAGCATGGATCTAATCATGAGGATTGAATTAGTGGTTGAGAGTTTAAACACAGCTGAGATGAAATGCAGTGACTTTCTGGAAGACTCTCCCGCTCAGACATTTGCTGCATTTCATGATAAAATTCTGCAAATGAAGAACAACTGTGAGACATACAAGTTGAGACTCATTAAGGAACTCGGCTCTCTGCTGCCAAACATTCGTGGAGACATGATGAAGGTAACTGCACTGAATGAACTTCTACAAGAAAATGATAAATCTCCATTCAGAGGAAGTGATCTTGCAGAATggctgaaagagagagaaagagagtctGAGATCATTAAATCAGTCCTTGGACGTCTGAAGGCTTATGGTGCACAGATACAAGACAACATAGATGCCATCTGGATGGGCCTGGAAGTTGGAAACCTGGTGTGTTACACGTTCACATCATTGGACTGCTTAGATGTGCTTCTTTCTCAACAAGCTTACTATCTGAGTCCTTCGACAATAGAAGAAAGTGATCAGAAGATCCCTGATTCAAAGCAAAAGTCTTGGCTAACTTCTGAGATCAAAAAGAGCATGAAGAGAAACTTGAAGGTATTTAAGAACTTGATTGatttaaaagactgtaaaacagCCAAGTTCATTGTGTCTTCAAAGGAAATGAAGAACCATCCTGGTTCCTCTATTCTCGTGTACGGAAGTGAATGTGATGAAGCTGTTTGCTTTACTCCTCCATCCAAACCAGCCTGTCCAATCACTGaggaggtcaaaggtcagaagGTGGTTCTGACGGTGGTTCCTCCATCATGGACGAGTggatga
- the LOC131538591 gene encoding uncharacterized protein LOC131538591 isoform X2 produces the protein MFSAFRKKIKDMKRFCQIYRQNLNGKIQSLIPLVQACEEDTCALTSLLQAHDESPFNPQDLTEWMREKEKESNTVGEFLQQLLDSGAEVQISLDTVLSDINVENVICYTFSSLDRRDELISEQENYLKAQTTGKNPGSTPRVLMWLSGNIREKMRENVIIFKELMKSHDTQSTKFIVSSKDHNNHPGSCILLYESGCDEAVCFTPPSKPACPITEEVKGQKVVLKVVPPSCPATVELRLLYKVKQDTVWTSEPVLKDQHTVTLTDLEEETEYEIKCTAVGKLNYTVDSDVISVTTEKSTRNRAVIGVAHSGDVRIVLLGKTGVGKSAAGNTILRREAFKSILTSRSVKETSEFNRRWITVIDTPGLYDSGVDNADIKKEIVMCISMAAPGPHVFLLVIQLGRFTQEEKDIVKMIHETFGDKSRMYTMVLFTRGDKLKGRRIQDFIEEDESLKSLIQQCGQRYHVFNNNETEDLTQVSELLEKVDYMVTENGGSFYTSGMFQLVDKNIKERQKMIIKEKEVVIKRREEELRAKYVTEINHMKKETERERQEMQTELRKSEEEFKKREEEIKKETDKKLREEMKLKLEENQRAYEEENKRKEKSLGEQEEQDFIKSMEEKHEKEKLNLQERIQRETREQAEHEYNEKLDRRVAKALKEAEEKHETEKAKALNEAEERHQKKWMKLYKMQKKSTRKKRIKLSNFLQKNTRKKRVKP, from the exons ATGTTTAGTGCATTTCGGAAGAAAATTAAAGACATGAAGCGATTCTGCCAAATCTACAgacaaaatttaaatggaaaaattcAGTCGCTGATCCCGTTAGTTCAAGCCTGTGAAGAAGACACTTGTGCTTTGACCAGTCTTCTACAAGCTCATGACGAGTCTCCATTTAACCCACAGGATCTAACGGAGTggatgagagagaaagagaaagaatcaaACACAGTTGGGGAGTTTCTTCAACAATTACTGGACTCTGGAGCTGAAGTGCAAATTAGCTTAGATACAGTTTTGTCAGATATTAATGTGGAGAATGTGATTTGCTACACATTTAGTTCCCTTGATCGGCGAGACGAGCTGATTTCTGAACAAGAAAATTACTTAAAGGCTCAAACAACAGGGAAGAATCCAGGATCGACTCCTCGAGTATTGATGTGGCTCTCTGGAAACATCAGGgagaaaatgagagaaaatgTAATCATATTTAAAGAGCTGATGAAGTCACATGACACTCAGTCCACTAAATTTATTGTTTCCTCAAAAGACCACAACAATCATCCAGGTTCCTGCATTCTCCTGTATGAAAGTGGATGTGATGAAGCTGTTTGCTTTACTCCTCCATCCAAACCAGCCTGTCCAATCACTGAGGAAGTCAAAGGTCAGAAGGTGGTTCTGAAGGTGGTTCCTCCATCATGTCCTGCTACAGTGGAGCTCAGATTACTGTATAAAGTGAAGCAGGACACAGTCTGGACATCTGAACCTGTGCTGAAGGATCAACACACAGTTACTCTGACTGATCTGGAAGAAGAAACAGAGTATGAGATCAAGTGCACCGCGGTGGGGAAACTCAACTACACCGTAGACAGTGATGTGATCAGTGTCACCACAGAG aAAAGTACAAGGAACAGAGCAGTTATAG GTGTTGCACACAGTGGTGATGTGAGGATTGTGCTGCTGGGAAAGACTGGCGTTGGGAAAAGTGCAGCAGGAAACACCATACTGAGACGAGAAGCTTTCAAATCAATACTGACTTCACGCTCTGTGAAAGAAACATCTGAGTTCAACAGAAGATGGATAACTGTGATCGACACTCCAGGGCTGTATGATTCTGGAGTTGATAATGCTGACATCAAGAAGGAGATTGTGATGTGCATCTCAATGGCTGCTCCTGGACCACATGTGTTTCTGCTGGTGATTCAACTGGGACGATTCACTCAAGAGGAGAAAGACATAGTGAAGATGATCCACGAGACATTTGGAGACAAATCCAGAATGTACACCATGGTACTGTTCACCAGAGGAGATAAACTCAAAGGAAGAAGAATTCAAGATTTCATTGAAGAGGATGAAAGTTTAAAGAGCCTCATCCAGCAGTGTGGTCAAAGATACCATGTGTTCAATAACAATGAGACTGAAGATCTGACGCAGGTTTCTGAGCTGCTGGAGAAGGTTGACTATATGGTGACAGAAAATGGAGGGAGTTTCTACACCAGTGGGATGTTCCAGCTGGTGGACAAGAATATCAAAGAGAGACAAAAGATGATAATAAAGGAGAAAGAAGTAGTGATcaagagaagagaagaagagCTGAGAGCCAAATATGTAACAGAAATAAACCACATgaagaaagaaacagagagagaaagacaagaGATGCAGACTGAACTGAGGAAAAGCGAAGAGGAGTTTAAAAAGAGGGAAGAGGAGATCAAGAAAGAAACCGATAAGAAACTACGAGAAGAGATGAAGCTAAAACTGGAGGAGAATCAGAGAGCATATGAAGAggagaataaaagaaaagaaaaatcccTAGGAGAACAAGAAGAACAGGACTTTATAAAAAGCATGGAAGAAAAACATGAGAAGGAAAAACTTAACCTACAGGAAAGAATTCAGAGAGAAACAAGAGAACAAGCAGAGCATGAGTATAATGAAAAACTTGATAGACGAGTGGCTAAAGCTTTAAAAGAAGCTGAAGAAAAACATGAAACAGAAAAGGCTAAAGCTCTAAACGAAGCTGAAGAAAGACACCAGAAAAAATGGATGAAATTGTACAAGATGCAGAAAAAAAGCACAAGGAAGAAAAGGATAAAGTTGTCAAATTTCTTacagaaaaacacaagaaaGAAGAGAGTGAAGCCTTAA